A genomic stretch from Flavobacterium humidisoli includes:
- the serB gene encoding phosphoserine phosphatase SerB, producing the protein MAAEDKEIILLKVSGHDKIGVTAGLTAVLAAYDANILDIGQADIHDTLSLGILFEIAAGSSSAPVLKDLLFKAYELEIKVKFIPISIEDYETWVKSQSKQRYIINILGEKLAASQLSAVTQILSDQNLNIDSIIRLTGRTSIVEKEEYPRSCIQLSVTGEIVNKIIMTASFMEISRTLNVDISFQEDNIYRRNRRLVCFDMDSTLIQTEVIDELAELNGVGDQVRAITESAMNGEIDFNESFKKRMALLEGLSEEVLQNVAVNLPITQGAHRLMKALKYYGYKTAILSGGFTYFGEYLQKELGIDYVHANRLEIKDGKLTGKYLGDIVDGQKKAEYLKAIAEKEGIHINQTIAVGDGANDLPMLNLAGLGIAFHAKLKVKESASTSISSLGLDGVLYLLGYHDRYIDMM; encoded by the coding sequence GCCGATATTCATGATACACTTTCTCTAGGTATTTTGTTCGAAATTGCTGCAGGTTCTTCTTCGGCACCCGTTTTAAAAGATCTTTTGTTTAAAGCTTATGAATTGGAAATCAAAGTAAAATTTATTCCGATTTCTATCGAAGATTACGAAACGTGGGTAAAATCACAATCAAAACAGCGTTATATCATTAATATTCTGGGTGAGAAACTAGCGGCTTCACAATTGTCTGCCGTAACTCAAATATTGTCAGATCAAAATTTAAATATCGATTCTATTATCCGATTAACTGGGAGAACTTCAATTGTAGAAAAAGAAGAATATCCACGTTCTTGTATTCAATTGTCTGTAACAGGTGAAATTGTAAACAAGATTATCATGACGGCAAGTTTTATGGAAATCTCTAGAACACTAAACGTTGATATTTCTTTCCAAGAAGATAATATTTACAGAAGAAACCGCCGTTTGGTTTGTTTCGATATGGATTCGACTTTAATTCAAACCGAAGTAATCGATGAGCTTGCAGAGCTGAATGGAGTAGGAGATCAGGTTCGTGCCATAACAGAATCGGCTATGAACGGCGAAATTGATTTCAACGAAAGTTTTAAAAAGCGTATGGCTCTTTTAGAGGGTTTAAGCGAAGAAGTTCTACAAAACGTTGCGGTTAATTTGCCAATTACACAAGGAGCACATCGTTTGATGAAAGCCTTAAAATACTACGGCTACAAAACTGCAATTCTATCTGGAGGATTTACTTATTTTGGAGAATATCTTCAAAAAGAACTAGGAATAGATTATGTTCATGCCAATCGATTAGAGATAAAAGATGGTAAACTAACAGGTAAATATTTAGGAGATATTGTTGATGGTCAGAAAAAAGCCGAATATCTAAAAGCAATTGCCGAAAAAGAAGGAATTCACATCAATCAGACCATTGCAGTTGGTGACGGAGCAAACGATTTGCCAATGCTAAATTTAGCTGGCTTAGGAATCGCTTTCCACGCCAAGCTAAAAGTAAAAGAAAGCGCTTCAACCTCAATCTCGAGTTTAGGTCTTGATGGAGTTTTATACTTGTTAGGATACCACGACCGATATATAGATATGATGTAG